The Oncorhynchus tshawytscha isolate Ot180627B linkage group LG16, Otsh_v2.0, whole genome shotgun sequence nucleotide sequence cccagccaccccagtcacagacagttctctctactaccgcatggcaagcggtaccagagtgccaagtctaggacaaaaaggcttctcaacagtttttacccccaagccataagactcctgaacaggtaatcaaatggctacccggacaatttgaattgtgtgccccccccaacccctctctttacactgctgctactctctgtttatcatatatgcatagtcactttaactatacattcatgtacatactacttcaattgggccgaccaacaagtgctcccgcacattggctaaccgggctatctgcattgtgtcccacccaccaacccctcttttacgctactgctactctctgttcatcatatatgcatagtcactttaaacatatctacatgtacatacagtggggcaaaaaagtagttagtcagtcagcaattgtgcaagttctcccacttaaaaagatgagagaggcctgtaattttcatcataggtacacttcacctatgacagacaaaatgaggaaaaaaatccagaaaatcacattgtaggattttttatgaatttatttgcaaattatggtggaaaataagtatttggtcacctacaaacaagcaagatttctggctctcacagacctgtaactttttctttaagaggctattctgtcctccactcgttacctgtattaatggcacttgtttgaacttgttatcagtataaaagacacctttccacaacctcaaacagtcacactccaaactccactatggccaagaccaaagagctgtcaaaggtcaccagaaacaaaattgtagacctgcaccaggctgggaagactgaatctgcaataggtaagcagcttggtttgaagaaatcaactgtggaagcaattattaggaaatggaagacatacaagaccactgataatctccctcgatcttgggctccacgcaagatctcactccgtggggtcaaaatgttcacaagaacggtgagcaaaaatcccagaaccacacggggggacctagtgaatgacctgcagagagctgggaccaaagtaacaaagcctaccatcagtaacacactacgccgccagggactcaaatcctgcagtgccagacgtgtccccctgcttaagccagtacatgtccaggcccgtctgaagtttgctagagagcatttggatgatccagaagaagattgggagaatgtcatatggtcagatgaaaccaaaatataactttttggtaaaaactcaactcgtcgtgtttggaggacaaagaatgctgagttgcatccaaagaacaccataccgactgtgaagcatgggggtggaaacaacatgctttggggctgtttttctgcaaatggaccaggacgactgatctgtgtaaaggaaagaatgaatggggccatgtatcgtgagattttgagtgaaaacctccttccatcagcaagagagcattgaagatgaaacgtggctgggtctatcagcatgacaatgatcccaaacacaccgcctgggcaacgaaggagtggcctagcctgtctccagatctcaaccccatagaaaatctttggagggagttgaaagtccatgttgcccagcaacagccccaaaacatcactgctctagaggagatctgcatggaggaatgggccaaaataccagcaacagtgtgtgaagacttaaggaaaacgtttgacctctgtcattgccaacaaagggtatttaacaaagtattgagataaacttttgttattgaccaaatacttatttttcaccataatttgcaaataaattaataaaaaatcctacaatgtgatttttctcattttgtctgtcatagttgaagtgtacctatgatgaaaattacaggcctctcatctttttaagtgggagaacttgcacaattggtggctgactaaatacttttttgccccactgtactacttcaatcagcctgactaaccagtgtctgtatgtagcctcgctactgtatatagcctgtctttttactgttttatttctttacctacctattatTCAcgtaataccttttttgcactattggtaggaacctgtaagtaagcgtttcactgtaaggtctacacctgttgtattcggcgcacgtgagaaataaactttgatttgatttattttattagAAATGCAGGGTTAGGTAGCTAAGAGTTCAActtctgagtggcgcagcggtctaaggcactgcatctcagtgctagatgtgtgactacagaccctggtttgatcccgggctgtatcacaaccggccgtgatcgggagtcccatagggcagcgcacaattggcccagcgtcgtccaggttaggggagggtttagccggggtaggccgtcattgtaaaataagaatttgttcttaacttacttgcctagttaaataaaggtaaaataaatagaatatacaggtaactgcccaaATAAAGGAAACGCTTGAGTAAACGAGGGATACaacgtatattgaaagcaggtgcttgcACACAGGTGCGGAATTAACTTCCCATCATGCTAagggtcatttaaaaaaaaaatgtgtgcccATTATTTTGTTTACCAGGCTAGAAAAAGAGATCTGTGACTTTTGAAAGAGGGGTGATTGTTCGCACACGTTTGGCAGGAGCTTCAGTGACGAAGACTGCTCAACTTGCTGATGTAACACGATTTGCCATGGCCTTCTCAGTCCCCAGgtgtcaacccaattgaacacttaggGGAGTTTCTGGTACGACGCCTGAAACAGAGTTTTCCACCACCattaacaaaacaccaaattatggaatttcttgtggaagaatggtgtcccATCCCTCTAATAGAGTTGCTGACACTTTTCTTGCGGCTCGTGGTGGCCAAATGACCTATTAAGACACTATTGGTGTTTCCgttattttggtagttacctgtagtagtagtataggcaaagatttgtataactaaCTCAAGATAGACCAGAGCCTGTCCTTTCCAATGGGAGTAAATTAATCATAGAGGGAAGAACAAGtgaggaggtgggcagagccaagcacgagctagtgagATGCTATTCGTGTTctagcatttatttgcatatttccgttagggaacgcctacccTGAAGTGCGCGTATGCAAGAACTCAATTCGcccttgcactcctaaacaacgcAATTGTTCGGCAAATGGTAAAGTCAACAAAACGCAGTCCACTCTGTTTgttacagattctagttttggaaacagaaaactgtatggagATCAAATATTTAATCGATGAGAAAATTAGCGTCATGTCGGCTAAAATCCATCTTGCTCCATTTTCTCCCACTACccgccactgggcttcctctcatcaccatatttggtagtgaatAAAACCCCTATCAGATGCTTCACATGTATAAAAAGCAGGTAAAATATCAGGCTCATTGTTTCATCTGTGGTACCGTGACTGGTTTCACACTCCTGTACCATAGGTGGCAGTGTATGCACCTTTCAATTTTTTGCTGTCCTTTTTACAGACTATGGTTGCGATCCCTTAATACATTTTAAAGAATAAGACGAGTTCGTGGGGAAGATCTCATTTGTATCCTCCTTGCGTCCTCTCTCGGCTCAAACTCATTGGAGGAGAAAGCCAGAGGCAccgcccctctgaccttctcctccaatgggttttgagaaggagacgaggatGCGAGGTGTTCAATTTGAGATATTCCAATGTTCAGGTCGttcaggctagctagctacatcacaACTGTGCAAGAGCCAAGACACTAACGAAATAAGCCGCCGGGGAACGGCGAGAAAGTATCTACAAGTTTTAACCTTTTTGTATTTTTGAGTAATTTGATTTATCTGTTGGAAAATTAAGACAATGTAAGTTCAAAAGCATGTGTCTTAATTGGTTAATTGTCAGTAaaactagctagatagctaaggTTAGCGATGATGTTGTTGAATGATGGGTGTgtttgatagctagctagctgttgtaTCGGTAGCTAACAGTTCCGGATTAGCTAAAATGAAACtcgattttttttttataccaacGTTAGCGGTATAACGTGTTAACATAATAGCTATAACTAATGTTAGCTCGTACTTAACTCACTGTCAACGATGGCCATCTCGTTTAATATAATGatagctagtttagctaacccGATAATTTAGCAGGGCGTAACGTTAGCTAAAGCTttgactagctagctaatgttatccaTAAATAGTTGTGCGTGTCTTAACTAAAATGTAACGGGTTTCTAGGTAATTTAAAATTAGGCAAGTTAGATGTCTTTGTCTCCTTAACGTAATTTACATTCTCATGTCTTCCCTTACCAAGTTAACGTTAGAAGATGGCTGTGAACGTTTACTCTACATCTGTGACCGGCGACAACCTTAGTCGCCATGATATGCTTTCTTGGATCAACGAGTCTGTACAGATGAACTACTCCAAGATTGAGCAGTTGTGCTCAGGTCAGTAAGATGACGTCTGGGTCAAACCAGAAGTACGTTCATTGGCATGGCTAACTAGCTTGTGATGGCTGTTGATCCGATGGCTCATTCAAAGTGTGGTACAGTTATTTTCGATCAACCTTTTACTTGGAGATACTTAATTCGTTTTAGATTCTGAAGGCACCTGTGATTTATAAATTCATGTTTTCAGTTGCAGGTGGAACTCCAAAAAACGGAATATTCAGAATGTATAAATAGTATTTTTGCTACATGTGAAGTTATAAGCCGACATAGCGACCAGACATCTCGTATTTCCCATCTTTGCAGGAGCTTGTCATTTCTAAGCAAAGCAGCTGTAGCTGCATGTCGAACAAGATGACAGCACTTGACCCAAACAAATATTTGCACACATGCGATAGGCCATTTCTCACTTGATAGAAAAAGTGAATTGAATCTTTCTGaatgttcattttttttaaagttccacCTGCAACTGGAAACTGAAGTTTAAGACACCGGTGCCCTCAGAATCGAGAACAAAGACTTTATCGCCAGGTGTAGGTTGGTTGAAAGTAGTGGTACTGTATTATCAATGGACCCTCTGCTCGACCGCTAGTTATGCGCTGGAAGTTTGAGCCTGCTTGGCCGCTAACTACACCACCATCGGCCACAGGTGGCTGGtgtcaccttaattggggaggatgggttcatagtaatggctggaatggtatcaaacacatggattccatgtatttgataccactccattccagccataatTAGCTGTCCTTCTCTCATCAACCTCCTGTGCAATACCCCATATATGTATAGGCCTATATTTTAATCTACCACCATTTTAGAAACTACTCACCATCTAGGGAAATTGTACTCCCCACAGTAGCTTGGGCAGTCGCGGGGAATGTactctcttgtggctgaatggaagcaagtccctgcagcaatgttccaacatctagtggaaagccttcccagatgagtggaggctgttatagcagcaagggggaccagctccatattaagATCTGTGATTTTGGAAGATGTTTgatgaacaggtgtccacatacttttggtcatgtagtgtaccttgCAGTGGGTTGGGGAAAGGTAATGGCAGGAGCAGAGTATTATAGCCTATAGAAGTTGAAACCTGATTAGCTGGTAATTGAATTATGTTATCACATTCACACAGGTGCTGCTTACTGTCAGTTCATGGACATGCTTTTCCCTGGATGCATACCATTGAAGAAGGTTAAATTCCAGGCCAAACTAGAGACTGAGTTCCTCCACAACTTCAAACTTCTACAGACCAGTTTTAAGAAGATTGGGGTTGACAAGGTGAGTGcatagtttttttgtttgtttgttttttacctcTGTGTACTGTTGGCTATTCAGCTATTCCTACATTTCAGCCATTGAGATTGTGACACTTTTTAATATATTTCCAGATCATTCCTGTTGATAAATTGATAAAAGGCAAGTTCCAGGACAACTTTGAGTTTGTGCAGTGGTTCAAGAAATTATTTGATGCCAACTACGATGGGAAGGAGTATGACCCGGTCAGTGCTCGCCAAGGCCAGGACACTGCTCCTACTCCCAACCCAGGGCAGGTTGCACCCAAGCCCAGGAAGCCCAGCACTGGTGAGGGAGACACCTTTATAATTTCTAACATTTTGATTGTATTCTAAATACCTAATTGAAAATATAGCTGCAAGCAGCAATGAGGGGTCTAAGTCACATTATAATCCAAGTTACTCTGTCAGCTGGTGgaacaaaaaaaaatattgatcCAGTGTCTTTGATGCTTGGACCCGTAAATGCATACTGTATGCATTTCTATTTCAGTACAGCCCCACAGCTCCCCACC carries:
- the LOC112216207 gene encoding microtubule-associated protein RP/EB family member 1 isoform X2, encoding MAVNVYSTSVTGDNLSRHDMLSWINESVQMNYSKIEQLCSGAAYCQFMDMLFPGCIPLKKVKFQAKLETEFLHNFKLLQTSFKKIGVDKIIPVDKLIKGKFQDNFEFVQWFKKLFDANYDGKEYDPVSARQGQDTAPTPNPGQVAPKPRKPSTAPMRSTTTVTKPPPKSTGSALRRPGAAGDVEREELSQEVSSLKATVQDMEKERDFYFGKLRSIEVICQEVDGEADTTMQKIMDVLYATDEGFVIPDSDAEGEEPEEF
- the LOC112216207 gene encoding microtubule-associated protein RP/EB family member 1 isoform X1 produces the protein MAVNVYSTSVTGDNLSRHDMLSWINESVQMNYSKIEQLCSGAAYCQFMDMLFPGCIPLKKVKFQAKLETEFLHNFKLLQTSFKKIGVDKIIPVDKLIKGKFQDNFEFVQWFKKLFDANYDGKEYDPVSARQGQDTAPTPNPGQVAPKPRKPSTVQPHSSPPVIKPAARVAPMRSTTTVTKPPPKSTGSALRRPGAAGDVEREELSQEVSSLKATVQDMEKERDFYFGKLRSIEVICQEVDGEADTTMQKIMDVLYATDEGFVIPDSDAEGEEPEEF